A genome region from Sphingobacteriaceae bacterium GW460-11-11-14-LB5 includes the following:
- a CDS encoding 30S ribosomal protein S20, which translates to MANHKSSLKRIRANATKRLRNRYQAKTTRTFIKRLRAAEDKKSASDLLPKVISMLDRLAKKNIIHKNKAANNKSKLTKFVNGLA; encoded by the coding sequence ATGGCAAATCATAAATCTTCATTAAAAAGAATTAGAGCAAACGCAACAAAACGTTTACGTAACAGATATCAGGCAAAAACTACACGTACCTTTATTAAAAGATTACGTGCTGCAGAAGATAAAAAATCTGCATCTGATTTATTGCCTAAAGTAATCTCTATGTTAGATCGTTTAGCTAAAAAGAACATTATCCACAAAAACAAAGCGGCTAATAACAAATCAAAATTAACGAAATTCGTTAACGGTTTAGCATAA